A genomic stretch from Candidatus Bathyarchaeota archaeon includes:
- a CDS encoding homoserine O-succinyltransferase has protein sequence MKRILLTGSTGFIGSNLRPLLLEKGYEVFNLERFVTGRIGKTLPYEKYTYFADLNDIYALTKAVTDVNPQIVIHLGAMTAVAYSYAHPQETLETNFLGTVNLAEVCTKLTTLEQFIYASSAEVYGVSQTEIKRETDGELVSNSPYAVSKLAAEKYLIYLYKAFGFPITIFRPFNSYGRKEDTWFVIERAITQMLTSDKCYLGDPEPVRDFLYVDDQMNAYLYALENPKAIGETFNISSGRGISIGDLAKKIKELTGFKGEIIWSALPKRALDIPILIGSNEKIKRVLGVPEPITLEEGLKRTIAYWKKRVKENETRKNSSR, from the coding sequence ATGAAAAGAATATTACTAACAGGTTCAACTGGGTTCATAGGCAGTAATTTAAGACCTCTCCTACTAGAGAAAGGGTACGAGGTTTTTAACTTGGAAAGATTTGTGACAGGTAGAATAGGCAAAACGCTTCCATATGAAAAGTATACCTATTTTGCTGATTTGAATGACATTTATGCCTTGACAAAAGCCGTGACTGACGTCAACCCTCAGATAGTAATACATTTGGGTGCCATGACTGCTGTTGCATACTCTTATGCTCATCCCCAAGAAACCTTGGAAACCAACTTTCTGGGAACCGTTAATCTGGCAGAGGTTTGTACTAAACTTACTACTTTGGAGCAATTCATATACGCTTCTTCAGCCGAGGTTTATGGTGTTTCACAAACGGAAATCAAACGTGAAACTGACGGCGAATTAGTGTCAAATAGTCCTTATGCAGTTTCAAAACTTGCAGCTGAGAAATACCTAATTTACTTATACAAGGCCTTTGGCTTCCCTATAACGATCTTTCGTCCCTTTAATAGTTATGGAAGAAAAGAGGATACGTGGTTTGTAATTGAAAGAGCAATTACCCAAATGTTGACTAGTGACAAATGTTACCTTGGCGACCCTGAACCAGTTCGAGACTTCCTTTATGTTGATGACCAGATGAATGCCTACCTCTATGCTTTAGAAAACCCAAAAGCGATCGGTGAGACATTTAACATTTCCTCTGGTCGAGGGATATCAATTGGAGATCTAGCAAAGAAAATAAAGGAACTTACTGGATTCAAAGGCGAAATTATTTGGAGTGCTCTCCCGAAAAGAGCTCTAGATATCCCAATTTTAATTGGTTCAAACGAAAAGATTAAACGAGTTTTGGGCGTTCCTGAGCCAATTACTTTGGAAGAAGGGCTAAAACGTACGATAGCTTATTGGAAAAAGAGAGTGAAAGAAAATGAAACTCGAAAAAATTCA
- a CDS encoding NUDIX hydrolase has product MKMLSIGMIPSSLYGQILKYMPIPSVEAMIVMNKSLLLLRRKNNPAMGQWWFAGGRIRKGESLEEALFREVKEETDLDVNTYKFVDVYSRVFPERHDIAIVYLCTCKDGKVVLNDEHSEYKFFKNMPVGIHPYLLETIQDSEWRKYC; this is encoded by the coding sequence ATGAAAATGCTGAGCATAGGAATGATTCCCTCATCACTTTATGGCCAAATACTTAAGTATATGCCCATCCCGTCTGTAGAAGCCATGATAGTCATGAACAAGTCTCTATTGTTGCTAAGAAGGAAGAATAATCCAGCCATGGGGCAATGGTGGTTTGCAGGGGGCAGAATTAGAAAAGGCGAATCACTGGAAGAAGCGTTATTCCGTGAAGTCAAAGAAGAAACTGATCTTGATGTGAATACGTACAAATTCGTAGATGTATACTCACGGGTCTTTCCTGAGAGACATGATATAGCAATAGTCTATTTGTGCACGTGCAAAGATGGCAAAGTTGTACTTAATGACGAACATTCTGAATACAAATTCTTCAAAAATATGCCCGTAGGCATACACCCATACCTTCTTGAAACCATTCAAGACTCCGAATGGCGAAAATACTGCTAA